The segment CACATCACCATAACTGATTCCCTGGCCAGACACGGATAGTGATAATTCAACTACcaccaaaaaaaaaagacttAAAACGCTAACAGAAAACATGTTCCTCAGTTTCAGAGAACCTAATAATTCAAAGTGAACGTTGGGATCAGTTATAGGACAATATTTTCAACCTTTTATATACTTTCGCGAGCATCGCACTGCGGTTGGAAACACGCCACGTTGCATCAAAGTGACAAGTAACCCGAAGTAACGAGCTAAGCTCCGTgttttttggtttttttTACCTTAGGTATATGCAAGCGGATATCGTTGCATGACAGTGGGTACAAAGCCGCGGCGTTAGAGTTATCTTGACATGATGTCTGGTACCGACGCAAGGCTCggctcttccttctcaacGGCGGAAACATGTTGTTAAATCATGAATACCACTTCGCTAGCCTCGCTAACCTCGGCTCTCTTCTATGTGTGCTTGCATGAGTGGAAGGTAGCAGGCATCTCTTCTATAAACTACATAACCCTGGAAAGCGCGGTGCAGTAAGCAATTAGGAAGACATTCGTTAGTCAACAATTGGAATGGCTTAAACGTAGAAAGGTGAATTGACGGCTAACCACAGCCTCAGGACGGCTTTGTCTAGGTACGGTGTCTACAACTTTTCTCTAGGATCTGTTAGTGGGTCAAAGGCGatccagctgcaggaagAGGCCTGACGGAGATGGATTGCGTGGCTGCGGCGTCTCTCGTCCAGAAGCACGTTAGGCATAGGGAGTATCCCTCGAAACCCAAGTCGCAGGAAGACTTGACAGAGAGACGGTCAGAAACTGTTCGCAGGAAATACTCTGCGGTGAGGAACACTTTCGCATTGCTTGGACGCACGGCCAAAGAACCTcgattctttgcagttcaAATAATTGAAATCGAAGCAGGGATTATAGTGCTTCACAGATATAGCTAAGAAGGAAATCTCGCGTCGCCGTTGCCTGCGTCGTCTCTTTTTTATGTTTTGATCGGCGGGCCAGGTATTCTGGAAGGTCGGAGTTGACCAAAATGATATCAAGTGCTTAAGCCTTATCTTGGCTCGAATGTCCTTGGACTTGAAGCAGTTACTCAGAAAGACGCAAGCTGCTATATACTTATAAATTATTCTCTGCATTAGGAGCGATACAACGAAGAGGCATCTGTGGCAGCTTCGCAGGAAGGCCTTTCAGTAGTAGTACCtctgatttgaagatatttgTAATCGAGAAGCGGCACCGGTGTTTATGCTTCTGCATATCGACTGTCTGTCAACTTTTCTCACATTACAAGTGGCCAACGCATGATGGCGTCCCTACGGAGATCGGCTCGTTGATTCGATCCACACACGTCCCGACCCTAAATCTTAATACTAATCATCCACCAACTCATCATGGTTGACAGTGTCATTATGAGCAACCAGAACATACCAAACGCAAGCAAGCCCCCCAAATTTAGTGGCGAGGGAAAGCCTCTCGCAGTAGCAGCCTTCATGACCCGTATAAACATACACCTACGACGGTTCAAGTTCACAGATGATTATGACAAGATCTTATACTTCGCTGACTGCTTGACCAAGGGAGCAGTCCTCTGGTTCGAGGGTCTCTCCGAAGAATCACTACGTCAGAGCACGTTCAATGATTTTATCGGACACTTTAAACACAAATACTACAGTGAATCCCTGTTGTTTGCAGTAGCGTACAATAAAGAGTAAACGCCCTATCCGCTGCAATACCAGACGAACTACTATCGCCAGAGTGCAAGCAGTCATTCTACTTGAGCGGACTAGAACAATCGTTGCAAATAACGGTCAGAAATCTGAGACCGGATTCACTGGAGACCGCCATGATTTTAGCATCCAACTCATGCGGAGAGGACCGCTCAGCGGAATGTACGACCAACACACATGGGGCCACTGACACCGATAGGCGTAAGGACCACCTAGCTGACGGCGACGACCTAGACACTCAGACggaaatcgatgccatcCGGACAGGATACAAGAGGCGAAGACCAGATCCGTCTGACAACCCCAAAGGCAAACTCACTGAAGAGGAGCGCAAGTTGCTACAGAAGTTAGGTATCTGCTTTAAATGCCGGGCCGGTAAACATTGGGCGAAGAACTGCCCTGAAGCGAGGCCTAGCTAACTATTAACAGCCACTGAAAAAACAGCCAAACACAGTAGGAAACctcaaagtcaaaaaccaCCTCTGGTTGGGCATCGGAGAGTGATCACTGTGTTGGTGGGCAACAAACCAACCACCATTCTGTTAGATACGGGAGCAGGAACGTCATTGATAGCCGCACATCGTGCACAAGCGCTTAACCTGAAGACATACAAGATAAGACCCATAGCAATCAAAGGAGCCACCTCAGACAATAGCGTGCGATGTACGGAAGCCACTATCCTCGAATTTAAGtaccagaaccagcagtttgaatTACCAGTCTACGTCACGACTGCCATAAATCCCGATATTATCATCGGAAACCCGGTACTAGAAACGGACCCGCGCCTAGGGCAGATCCTAGATAGGAGCTCGATTAACCTAGCTACACCAGAAACAGAGCCAGACTGGCCCATCGGCCTCATCCTCACCAATGAGGACCGCCAGGTCCGGCGATTCCgcaagaaacaaaatcgCACTTTAAGTGGATACATTGTACACGTTCAGACAGTAAAATGCTCGTCCCAGCATTGAAGACGCAAATGTCGAGAAGTTGTATTATGATCAACCACattgctttgagaagaattATCAATGAGATTGCAGCAAGCCTCAGTGACGCCCGTTCAGAGACCGCTTCTCCACTTCCTGGTCGATAACCAGCAACATCGCGtcaaagcagcaaacacAAAACCATGCATAGTGGAAAAGCTGCACAAGACGACAGATGCAGCTAGCCACATTATAGCCATTTCTAGAGAGACCCCTGCCGGACCTCTGCCCTCACTACCTGAGCTCCAGCCATTTTGTGCGACCTCCACTGAGTTACGGGGAATTTCACTGCGATCATACTGATACGTATTATCTTTTATACAGTTTGGGACAGACAAcaaatttttctttgaataTTCTATTAGTCTCTTAGAAAATTGCCGTCAATTAAACAGAACGCCGCTTCGAAAAATTGATGCCGACGATGAAATCACAAGTCAAGAGAATGAACGGACGGTGATGCCTCGATCTGTTGCGGCTAGCGGCTTCGAGGCTGGCTACTGGCGCAAATAGGTGAACATCTAGACACAGGTATTAAGCGGTGGGGAAATGTTCAGTTTAGACCGCGCCCTGGTGGCTACCCGAACATAAGTCAGGGCACAAAATCCTGATTATTAATCATTTATTCTTCTCTGTATAAAATGAACAACAGGCAATGATATGTTATATCGAACGCAGCAGAAGGTTGATTATCGCCGATGAGTGTCGAACCATTTTCCATTCATATATCTGATAGCGAGCTTAACGAGCTCGGCAGACGCACAACAGACGTAAGATTCCCAAAAAATATCGAAAATGAGAAGTGGGACCGGGGAATTAGTGGCGCCTATTTGAGTGATGTTGTTGAATATTGGAAAACCAAGTACAATTGGCGAAAGGCGGAAGAGGGACTTAACATGTTTCACCACTTCAAAACAACCATTTCGAACACGAGCATTCATTTCATTTATGAGAAAGGGAGAGCGTCAAACAGTATACCAATCATTTTGAGTCACGGATGGCCTGATAGCTTCCTCAGGTACATAAAAATGATACCACTACTGACTGATCCTGAAAAATTGGGTATTGattcaaaattttcttttgATGTTGTCATCCCTTCTCTTCCAGGCTTCGGCTTTTCGGATTATCCTAAGAGCGGCTTGATAAATAATGAAACGATATCAGATCTATGGCTAGAATTAATGACAAAGAAGCTTGGTTATCATAGATTCGTAGCTTCTGGAGGAGATATAGGCTCGGGTGTAACGAGATATCTGGCCTCCAAGTATCCCGAAAATCTGATAGGCATTCACTTGACTGATGTCGGCATTATTCGACAGTTAATTGGTAATAGTGTGGAACAGTCATTGTCCTCTGAAGAACAGAATTATGTGGAAAGTATATCAGCTTGGCTAAAAAGTGAAGCAGGATATATGAGTATCCAGGCAACCAAACCTCAGACGTTAGCATTCGGGCTATCTGATTCCCCAGTTGGCTTGGCCGCTTGGATATTGGAAAAGTTTCATTCGTGGGGGGGCTTGAAAACAGATTTGTCTTTAGATGACATTCTTACAAATATCATGATTTACTGGTTTAATAATAACATTTCCACAGCTACTAGGATCTACTATGAAAATAGCCATTCCTTGAATCCGATTGGAACCATTGGGGTGCCGACAGCTGTTTGCTTATTCAGCGAAGACATTCTTTTACCACCGAGAGAATGGGTTGAGAGAAACTTTAACATTGTTCGTTGGAAAGTGGTGAGGAAAGGTGGACACTTTACGTCTATGGAAAATCCCATAGCATATGCCCAGGATTTATTCCAATTTGTTGAAGGTTTGGGAAAAACTTTATAGCGGCAGGGATCTTCTACGGATAGAGCCACTTATCAAGTCCAATTCGAGCAGTCAGCATTCTAACAGCTGTTTGTTAATTCACCGAAAACATTTTTTGGTGCCGAGAGAGCATGGCGGAGAGAACTCCATCTCCCTGATTCAGACTTGAAGTTTTGTTTGGCATTGTTGAACAGTCAATCCGCACTGCATGGTATGCCTGACGATCATTATGTCTTTTATGAATGCCATTAAGCTATCGCTCCAACAACGAGGGACTAATAAACACTCTTCCGGACGACCGAGAATTGGTACGAAGCCCTGGTAACGGACAGCGAAAACTGAAGCCTGATACTCACATTTTTTCGCTCATCGGAAGGGTGGGTGAGAGCCGAAATTGAAATTAGGCCTCGAGATGTGGAGAGAAAAAATTCTAGGGAGAGCCGAAATGAAACTTGGGCAACCATATACCGATTCGTGATTCTCGTTCTCCGGGCGCTTTAGGAGCGCGGTAAGAGGACAGAGCGCCAAAAGTTTACGTGGAGGCACTCGAGAGATGAGCAGCTCACAATCCAGAAGGCTAATCAtatctcttgcaagaagaattaaaggttttcaaaaggTTTTATTGCCTCGAAGTGGAATGATCCAATTTAACTGAAAGAATGATACACTTTATGTAATGGAAGCTGGTTGCAGGTCTACGGATATCAAGTGAGAGAGTGCTGGCTATACGACGAGGCAAATTTAATCTTACAAGAGAGTGACCCGCATGTTAGCAATGTGGTTTCTGCTGTTcattcaagttctttgTACAAGTTTTTTGGATACTTTTATTAAACAGAAGGATGCTCATAACCAATTGTGGCGAAGATGACAGACCTAGCTGCCAAATGCCTACGGTGGACCTGATAGCTCCGAAGCTGTTATGGAGGCAAGAAAGGTAGCATGATATGCACAAGAATGATGCACGTACCATCGATCATtaatttgaaagaagaaattAACTGGGTAAGCATGTTGCAGTGTTCTCGAATTTAGCGAGTTAAGACAATTCCATCTTATGGAAACATCCACTGAACTCGAACGTGAAAAATCGTGACAATATATAACTATTCTGGTCAGAGATTAATATTATAAATGCAATCTCTAGCTTTAGCCCCAATCTGGCCCAATATCAGTGGTCTTCCGCAAGCATCGTATAATCAAACCAAGATCGGAGCACTACATTAGACTACAGCAATACACAGACGTCATCTTTGATGCGCGACCAGCTCTAGAGTCATTCGTTAGATATCTTTCAGCGCGCAAGGTTCGCGGGAAGCATCGCTTCTTACAAATTGCAGCACACTTATGCTTAGACCGCTTATTGAAAAAGACTACTTGAAAAAGCGCCGGAACTTCAGGGTTAAATTCACGACTAACTACTGTTGGAAGCAAGGCAATCAAAGGAGTAGCCGATTTGTTTTAGGCACAATCTTGGACAAATAAAAAGCGTTCCGAGGCCCAGTACAAGAGTGGTCTTCTGGTGCTCAAGCAAAAGGCTCATTTTCTGCTATGTGAAAGACAGCCGATGATTACCATTCAACAAAGGAAAGAATAAGTAGCTTTTCATTCCTGCaatgattcttctgcagctaTCAACATAAGTCGCTAAGAATTAATCAGCTTCATGCTTGATCACTGTTGCGGTACTGGCAATAGCAGCCATAATGATGCTCAACAGCTTAGGTGCCTTGCTACGTGACCCTCCACCAGTCCGCTCGATACGACCTCCAAACTTACCACAAGCTTAAATATCAACCAAAGGAGGAACCGTGATGGTGCGATTCGTGTAACCCGCATCACCACATGAAAAATGGTAGAAATATTAAATATCTTTGCTGGTGCTGAGTTGCAGCATCGTAGCGAAGCTGAAATGGTATTGACTCCGCTAACCTCTGCCGTCGCTATCTAGCAGCTCCATTGAAACACTTGTTTACTGAAAAGGCGCCATGACAACACAGCACCAAAAATGTTGTCGAAAAAAGCCGTAACGATGGCGCCCATGCTAGGTACGGCTTAAACTTATGGAAAATTACTGTGTTTATGAGAATCTGCAAACTTTTCTTCTAGAAACCTAAACGACATATCAGcgaatgatgaaagaagtctCACGATCTATGCAAGGCATTGTTTTATCGgttagcttcttcaaccgTACGCTACAGGAAACCCACAAGGACACACTCACATTGTCTGGAAAGAAAAATTTCTTTGCTGCCTGAGAAAAGCAGTCGTTCATGATTcattttctcttttgcttcCGGATCAGCTATAGGATCCAAGGACTTCTCCGAAGGTCTCTGTCGAGGTAcaagcagcttcttccattACCTATTTCGACAAAACGGGCCTAGTGGTTCAAGGTTGTTGTGAACGAATGAGCTGGTCGGTTGCAAAGTTGCTAGAATGTGAATGCTTAAGAAGAAACAATACTCAGATTTGAACGAAATTTCATATAGTTGCAAGCATTTTTTGCTGGCGCTAAACGATACGAAAATCTCTTTACTGACTGCACACTGTTATACAATCCTGCAGATTCTCGAATATAAAAAGCAAACATTTACGGCATCAAAGGGTTAACTGTATTATACATATTagggcaagaaggaatAAGCACATAGAAAGGTGGTATACAATTCTTTTGTTCAATTAATACTAAGCACGACGATTCCCTTTGAATTATTAATTTTGCTACTGTACCTTTTGATCATAATAGCTATAGAAGTAAAAAGcttgattgatgaagataataGGCTCTATCATACTGACAGTGTTCCTGAAGCTGGCTACGGCAGTCAAAGTGTATGAAAATGGCACTATTTGTGACGATATGAACCGCTGCGTGTCACCTAGTGTTATACCAGATGACATCGGAGCTTGCACGCCTAATGGGACTTTACCATGCGTCAACAACGGGCAGAATTTAGTGAGCCTAGTCACGACCCAGGACGTTAGACTGACAAAGCGGTCATGATTCCAACTCGTCAGGTCTCCAATATCGAGTACATTTGGGGCCGCCTCGGCATGGGGAAACTTCTTGAGGTTTTGTGTCGACTGTCCACCGAATGACGAGCACTGCTACGGCTCTCTAGCTTGTGTTTGTTCGGCGATAGGTACCGTATACGCCACAGCGATGGCATACTATCAATGGGCGGTGTTCGTAACGGCTGTGTTTAAGCGTGATGGGACGCTACCCACTGACATGTTTCAGTTTAGCTCGGGCAACTTAACTCTAGACTTTGAGCACGCGCACACGGTACAGAAGCGTGATCAGGAAATATCGATACGGAATGTGACGGCTTTAATAGCAGGACAGCCTAAGTTTCTACTAGACCTAGGCCACTTTGAGGGTGTTACAACAGCTTCACTGGAACTGCATCCTAGCTTGGTTCACAACGCAACGGCACTCCGCAAACGTGACTGGCAGGATGACGGGCACCAGTATTCATCCGGGGGTGGGTTGAAATTTAACGTTTGCCCAGTTCACCCGGAACACCACCTGACAGTCCAATATGACTGGGACGCGGTGTGGGCCGATGACTACGATCACCTAGGCGACTACATGGCGTATTATAATGTGGATATGGCTGCCATCGACATGAATGATTACCAGCCGGGTGGATGGCGTACCTTGATGCACACGGGTAAATTGATTTTTGAGGAGGATACAGGCTTCGGAACCAATTTTGAGACCTGTGATCGTGACGCTTTTAGCGGGATTGCACACTGACCGCAGTCTAGAATTCGTAGACCCCGGATTCACTCACGATGTTTGTAGAAGATCACTCTATTGTCTCGAACTCAGCATTTTGGCTGTTAAATAACTTGTCCGCTCTctattttgaaagaccATGAACTTATGAGTGAAAAACGTTTATCTTTTATACGCATCAAACACCTACCACGTTGCTATTCTGCATCGATGCTAACCATAACGAAGGTTATGCCCATGCAGAAATCCGAACCAAATTCTGAACTCGCGGAGTAATCATGAGAAAAGAGCAGCTGGATCGTCAAGAAGTACCACCGAGAATATGGTTTTCTGATAGCGCCATTAGTCTTCATGCTCCTCTATATCCATCGTCCATCAACTTCGCACATTACAAAAGGCCAGCGAATGATGGTGGGGTTACGGAGATAGCTTTGAGGAGTTGCATGTGGCGGATAGCAACAGGTCCAGGGAAGAAATCGAGGTGACTGTATCTCTGAATTCTTTTCTGGCTAAATCATGTTTAGTACTACGACCTATATTTTCTAGTTGAGtgagattgaaaatggAGACCAGAAGGTCAAGCAGAGAACCGTAAAGTAAACAACTAGAGGCAGTACTAAAAGACGGAGAAAGAGGCTCTGTATGTGCTCTGTTGCAACAGCAAAGCGTCTACCAGGTAGTTTGAACTCCAAATGCCGAGTTTAGCCTTTGAATACCATTGAAATCAGACTATGGTATATTGACAGTGAAAACGACAGCCTTGTTCAATCAATAAGCAAGAGGTCCCAGTGGCAAGAGGTCCCAGTGGCAAGAGGTCCCAGTGTTTGTGATGCTAGCCTTCAAATGATTTGAAAGACTTATTAAACTTTCGGCAAGAACTAGCAGGTTCCCAGGACGATCTCCATGAACAGTGTGAATCGGGTCCTTCGCATGTGAAGTACTCTAAGATGGCCAAGGATGTGAAAGTTACATCTCACAGTGGCCAATGGTTCCGAGTCCGATCTCGAGCTGCACTGTCATGTTCCCGGATACTCCAATGAGAGCTTCTCTGTTAGTCAGTTCCCACGAGCTCTTTGGATGTGTTCCCTGGAAGATTGTGCGCTAAGGAACGCTGTTCAGAATGCCACGGCtgagaaaatcatcaaggataagGTCACTTGGGTCGGCACGATCGGTATTCTAACCGATGAAGTCCCAGAAGATGTGAGCAGGCAAATTTGAGTGCCGAATATAACTCAGAAGCTGTGACCTAGTCTCCATTATGACAATCCGAATTCGAAGGCCTTTGAGAACCACTCatggaagatgaagcagctgTTTGCCGATACGATCTTAAGCACTTATAGACCCGGCGATACTATACGGGTTCATGACTATCAGTTGAAGCATTACCACACGTCAAAATTGGGATCTTCCTCTATGTCTCATTTCCCAGTAGTGAGGTATTCAGATGTTTTGCCCAGAGAAAATACTGTAGTAACTTCGTACACTAAATGTAGTCTATTTGACGAAAAGATCCATAAAGAATCAGGAAGAACCAAGACTACGATTCGCTAGCTTAGCTCAAAGAAGTGAGTGCGAGGGGATGCTGATGATCAATCGAGGGATTTAGCTGTTTAAGAACGAGCGAACCGTGCAACGCTGCTAGACTTGTGGCCCTGCAGCCATTCCATTACAATGCTAATCGCAGCTACGATAGCCCTCCGCAAGAAGTGATGCATGTGAAAGCGTCGAGCAATCCGCTAGGCCTGTAGAACACTCAATCCTGGGATTATTCTTACTGGTCATTTTAAGACTGGATTATACGTCAT is part of the Torulaspora globosa chromosome 7, complete sequence genome and harbors:
- a CDS encoding epoxide hydrolase family protein is translated as MSVEPFSIHISDSELNELGRRTTDVRFPKNIENEKWDRGISGAYLSDVVEYWKTKYNWRKAEEGLNMFHHFKTTISNTSIHFIYEKGRASNSIPIILSHGWPDSFLRYIKMIPLLTDPEKLGIDSKFSFDVVIPSLPGFGFSDYPKSGLINNETISDLWLELMTKKLGYHRFVASGGDIGSGVTRYLASKYPENLIGIHLTDVGIIRQLIGNSVEQSLSSEEQNYVESISAWLKSEAGYMSIQATKPQTLAFGLSDSPVGLAAWILEKFHSWGGLKTDLSLDDILTNIMIYWFNNNISTATRIYYENSHSLNPIGTIGVPTAVCLFSEDILLPPREWVERNFNIVRWKVVRKGGHFTSMENPIAYAQDLFQFVEGLGKTL